The proteins below are encoded in one region of Peptoniphilus sp. GNH:
- a CDS encoding IclR family transcriptional regulator → MSLHKPTWRTLKVLELIDDNWDKKFNLSDISEQTSIPKSTLSPILSTLVDLNYLSLKDGKYCISFKLFQLGLSYSGDLSLLSFIKEEMESLVEDIGELSQFGILTESNVLYLEKVNSKDSIEVVSAVGKKLPAHVTSLGKAILAEMPVEKIRKIYPDGKLEKIGPNSITDFDEFLLELERIRKRGYSIEKEEASANVCCVAVPIEIDGKIKSALSVSYPSFKDCKSKTEVIAQKLLEKKKLIEKIVKIQGFKLDL, encoded by the coding sequence TTGTCATTACATAAACCGACATGGAGAACTTTAAAAGTATTAGAATTAATAGATGACAATTGGGATAAGAAATTTAATTTAAGCGACATTTCAGAACAGACCTCTATTCCAAAATCAACTTTATCGCCTATTTTAAGTACCTTGGTAGACTTGAACTATCTAAGTTTAAAAGATGGAAAATATTGCATATCATTTAAGCTCTTTCAATTGGGACTTTCTTACTCGGGGGACTTATCTCTTTTATCTTTTATAAAAGAAGAAATGGAAAGTTTGGTAGAAGACATAGGTGAACTTAGTCAATTTGGCATCTTGACAGAATCAAATGTTTTATATTTGGAAAAGGTCAATTCAAAAGATTCCATAGAAGTTGTAAGCGCCGTAGGGAAAAAACTACCAGCTCATGTCACTTCTCTAGGAAAGGCCATCTTGGCAGAAATGCCTGTTGAAAAGATTAGAAAAATTTATCCAGATGGGAAATTGGAAAAAATAGGACCAAATTCAATAACTGATTTCGATGAATTTTTACTTGAACTTGAGAGGATAAGAAAAAGAGGATACTCTATAGAAAAGGAAGAGGCATCAGCCAATGTATGTTGTGTAGCAGTGCCAATAGAAATTGACGGAAAAATAAAAAGTGCCTTGTCAGTTTCTTATCCTAGCTTTAAAGATTGCAAAAGCAAAACAGAAGTTATAGCCCAAAAACTTTTGGAAAAGAAAAAACTTATAGAAAAGATTGTAAAAATACAAGGATTTAAACTGGATTTATAA